Proteins from one Triticum aestivum cultivar Chinese Spring chromosome 7A, IWGSC CS RefSeq v2.1, whole genome shotgun sequence genomic window:
- the LOC123151682 gene encoding uncharacterized protein, translating into MESVDASTGASSSHRPNSNWAMIDTSTGVDSSHRQAMLDAPTGVSSSHRPNIDASTGVSSSHRPNWVMLDSHVRLNYGTTAHLDDCEDTYAESKNSIGEPVGIWFRTVSPPGTSRLYLLWMKRERYNQHCNSESSGVISRRLSWSYGVEPRVVSAHGNSILLQLTPNVGLGARTPDFFVYTIRFHGKPFLFRLPACLKEMASDRLSHGGLRHMLTIAHIGLLSFGEQYVVADLRVLPVEEGHDAVTPLEAQFCIFRSDSPGGWPVIRHEKDQDRDLLWWSTDTVVPCDNFLCYVDYLRGILLGTVLNEDPHLLYIHLPVKVPIGDPTDPELGTRGCPHLLRSVCVTQGNVLMFVDIVCTTVFVAGNPEPDSSRFSVRVWKLGADYMIWEKMFELQDYELWSLHGYAIFHMSCQNSLS; encoded by the coding sequence ATGGAAAGCGTCGACGCGTCCAccggggcctcctcctcccaccgccccaaCTCCAACTGGGCGATGATCGACACGTCCACCGGCGTCGACTCCTCCCACCGCCAGGCGATGCTCGACGCGCCCACCGGGgtctcctcctcccaccgccccaaCATCGACGCGTCCACTGGCGTCTCCTCCTCCCACCGTCCCAACTGGGTTATGCTCGACTCCCACGTTCGTCTGAattacggtactaccgctcatcttGATGACTGCGAAGACACGTATGCCGAAAGTAAGAACTCCATTGGCGAGCCCGTTGGCATCTGGTTCCGCACTGTGTCCCCCCCAGGGACCTCCCGCCTCTACCTCTTATGGATGAAGCGCGAGCGCTACAACCAGCACTGTAACAGCGAGTCATCGGGAGTGATAAGCAGACGCCTGTCTTGGTCGTACGGGGTGGAACCCCGAGTGGTGTCTGCCCACGGTAACTCCATCCTTCTGCAGCTCACCCCAAACGTGGGCCTGGGCGCCCGCACTCCAGACTTCTTCGTTTACACTATCCGCTTCCATGGGAAGCCGTTCCTCTTCCGTCTTCCTGCTTGCCTGAAAGAAATGGCAAGCGACCGCCTCTCGCATGGTGGGTTACGACACATGCTCACGATTGCTCACATTGGCCTCCTTTCCTTTGGTGAACAGTATGTGGTTGCGGACCTCCGGGTGTTACCAGTCGAAGAAGGTCATGACGCTGTTACCCCATTGGAGGCTCAGTTTTGCATTTTTCGTTCTGACAGCCCAGGTGGCTGGCCAGTGATCAGGCATGAGAAGGATCAAGACAGGGACCTGCTGTGGTGGTCAACGGACACCGTGGTGCCTTGCGACAATTTTCTATGTTATGTTGATTACCTTCGTGGTATCTTACTTGGGACTGTCCTCAACGAGGACCCTCATCTGCTTTACATCCATCTACCCGTGAAGGTTCCCATTGGTGACCCCACAGACCCTGAATTGGGCACTAGAGGGTGTCCTCATCTTTTACGAAGTGTGTGTGTCACCCAAGGAAACGTGTTGATGTTTGTCGATATTGTTTGCACCACAGTCTTCGTTGCAGGCAACCCGGAACCCGATTCTTCTAGATTTTCCGTTAGAGTGTGGAAGCTGGGGGCAGATTATATGATATGGGAAAAGATGTTTGAGTTGCAAGATTATGAGCTCTGGTCTCTTCATGGATATGCGATCTTCCACATGTCGTGCCAGAATTCCCTCTCGTGA